TGGtggaaaaatgcaaaattctggTGTATAGATTTGTCGGGTCGATTGGAATCGGGTTTTCATGAGAAGACTCGCCAACTGACTTGCAGGTCTCGATTGCTAGAGGCAAAGACCCCCGCCAATCGTCACTGGCATTGAGTTGGCCAATTTTCGAGTCGGTCTAGATAGTTATGTTAGGTGGGTCTGGTTCCAAGTTTCGGTGGACAGCCTTAGACATAGTTTACATCCAAACCGGTTTGAAGACAAATTTCTTCGACTCATTAATTACTTGACATCTCAAATATCCATCCATGTGTACTTTTAATCACTTGACCAAATAACCTATCTAACGAGTCAAGGACTCAATAGACTTCTTTACATCTATAATACACatgaatgattttataaattGCTACATAAGGGGTCAGAGATTTTTCCAACCTAattgtattataaaatttattcaatttaggaTTTTCACCtgattctattaaaaaattttctgtatgcaattaaaaaattgaacacaaattttcacataaaatatttttattgattttataataaaaaaaatttcatgtgagaaaaataattttttaatgacaaatatttaatgaaattggaTAGAATGTCAAATTTAGATGGTGCCATTTTAGCCTACTATTAATATATCTCTCAATTCGACTGGGTCGAACTTGAATCCGATCCACCCATACCCGTTTTCCAGGACACgatctttttctttccacaGAAAGAAGGAAACACGAAGAAACAGGCGGTGGTGTgatggagaagaaagaagagcaGCAGGAATTAGAAGACGACAGAAGGGAAGCAGCAATAGCTTCAACCCCATCTCTTCAACCCAATTTCAAGCCCAAACGAGGCATAACTCAAGCCCAGCTTTCCAAGTTCCAAGTACTTTTTCCACTACCTCTCTATCAATCCCATTTTATATCTCTTAAAAAAGGTTTatatcttttacaatttttcataGCCAAAATTTAACGTTAATGGAGATATATAGGAACCCATTTTGTGatcttcttcaatttttatCATGTGGGTACTTTTTTATATGATCAGATACCTACCTTTCGGTAtgtgaaaattatatatgttaaacAAATAATAGCGATTTTGTGTAACAATGTATTTTAATGCTTTGGGATTGTCAATTGTTGTAATGGGGGTCTGTGAGTTTAGGAGTTACGCTAACTGCACTGCTTGTGTCCTTGATGAATTTGATGGTGATTGAGGTTAGATGATACAACATTTCATGGGTTCATTTGTTGTATGTGTTTATGAGGTgcagccattttttttttttttttgggtgaaaattcCATTTCGGGGTCACTATCATTTGGTccatgttattttcaacttacaatcaatttggtcccttcCGTCAACTCACTAACAGAAATTGATTGCAAGTTGACTGtaagttgaaaaaaataatgaccaaattaaCTGCCCCCAAAATGTGGGATCAAATTATCACtgacccaaaatgtagggaccaaaatagtattcaacttttttttgctgttttatTTGAGCATTTTAGGTGAAATATGACTTCACATTTGTTTTACTCAGAAATAttgtaacatttatttatttattaatgttaGTAACTTACACAATCACCTGGTGGGCTATGAACCCAAGAACTTATCCTCCGCCCTGCACTTACAAGGGGAGGGGTTTCATTTGAGCTATAGCTCATTAGCTCAGAGCAATATTGTAAATTATGAGTAATTAGCATTCTAATGCTTTGTATTACTAATGTGCATTCAGACATTCCTTTTTAATTCACTGATTTTGGTTGTTGGGTAACTCTTTGATCATATTTGGCAACGATTGTTGTACTATTTGCCCAAGTTGATTTAATTGTTGATGTTGTGATGAGTATTAACCAATGGGAATTATGAGAAACTAGGTCTTAAATGGTGGGCTTAGTGTTCTAGAGTATCTTCAAGATGACAATTAAACACTTATATGCCAATGCATTTCTTCAGAGTTAGggtcatttaattaaaatttgataggTTTCTCGTCTAGTGATGAGCTACTGTAATTAAATGCAAATGACACTGTGAAATTAGTGAGTGACAAAGAAATTGCATGGTCAAATGGACCATAGGAAAGGGTTGTGTTAactaccaaatatatatatatatatatataaaaaataattattattattattagttggAAAAAAAACTACAGCACATAAAATATCATTCTTTTCCTTGCTGAGTTCTTTACGATTTTGTGGTTTTGTCTGCAGAAGAAATCCTAGGTGACATCATGGggaaattttataatatataggcaaataataaatttaaattagagaAGTAAGATTTCATACAAATGGTTACTTGGAGACATATATTATATTTACTGATATAAAATggtctctctgtgtgtgtgatAATAAGTAACCCAAGATGGTTGCTTCCCTGGCTTGGTGTTCATTCAGAATCTGAGTCTTGACGAGTGAGTGCAGGTAGAATTTCCTGTGGAGGGCAATGGCACATAAGGGCTCCTCCTAGGTTTTGGTCTTTTGTTCAGTTGCTATACAACATTGGTTCTAccttttgccctgttttgggtTCAAATCATCATATGTTAGATTTACTAAAAAGGATGTAATGGAGTTTTGGAGACAAGAAAGAGATGCATTCCCTGGAAAACTGCCCCTTTGGTTCTGATGTGGACTATATGCTTGGAGAGGGATAATCGCACTTTGATTGGTTGAAGAAGATGCATAgctttgaatttatttatttatttatatttttataaaatttatttcttatataaagaagaaaagtccAGCAAATATAAGGCCAGAATGAGAACAACATTCATATGAGTTTTTAAAATGTGTATTGTGGAAGTGGAACGTGATGTCTGCAGGGATGTTTGGGCATTTTCTTATAAGATTTATGGTCAATTTTCCACCCCAACAATTACTTACAAAAACATAATTTCTTGTATATGACAGGAATTGCACATGAGGCGCTTGCAAATAAAGTCAAAATCAAAGATTAAGAAGAAATCAAGAGGTTACTTGTCGGTttcattcaattattatttctattattGTTTTCTCCACAAGGGAGTTCTCTGTAATCTTGTCCAAAATTGCTGCAGGGACTGCAGTTGGAAGTGACAGATCACATAGCAAAGACCTCAATGTCCATGACTCTGTGGTTGAAGATTCAACTATAGCAATTGAAGAGTCAAGTATTTCCAACTCTGAAAGCCACATTAACAAAAACAGTTCCTTCGTAAGGCAGAGCAATGTAGCTGCTCCTTTTGCATCAAAGAAGCACCAGAAGCTACATTGGGGGTATGTTAACCCTTAGCACATAGTGTGTTTGTGGGTAATCATGCTTGATTGTCTTTCTCAGGCACTAATAACTTGATTGGAAGATTGCAGCTTTATAGCCAAATGTTTTCCTGCGTGATACTATTTAGAGTGTGTTTGGcagcttttagcttttttttagcttttatgtacagctttttaaaatctcattttttccCCCGcctttttcacattttcaaatttttttttaaggaacaagCATACTTTAacatactttcagcaaaaagttttcagtttcaactaaataagttgttcctaAATGGACCCTTCGTCGGTGATGTTAATGTTGCACCATAAGGTCTTCtgttttgttctcttttttttttttttttttccctttcccttAAAATCTTCTTCTGTGCTATTTTGTTGGCAGGCTTGACACAAAGGAAAGGTGGGAAAGGAAAGCTAACATGTAGACATTGCCATGGAAGTGAAATGGAGCTCTCTTAGTTGTTTCCAGGACTCTCTCTAGTTGGTCTCTTGAGTTAAAGAAGCCTTCCTCTGATCTTACTGCAGATGATTtgttttgggggtggggggtggggggtgggagTGCAGCTCTATGCTTGCATGTTGAGAGAACACCAACCTGGCTGATATTACTACTTTTATCATCAGGAGTATCACCCTCTCTGATTGCTGCTGTATCTAAGTaactcttttatatatagtagGTACCAGAAAGAATAGAGATTGCAATttcacaagttttatttttatcactttgtTATACGTCTTGATTTCAATTACTTTTTCGTATATTTTCTGTTCCAATCCCCCGCCCCCCTCTTCCTCTCTTTTCAGAAGCTTCAATGAGATCCATTTAGTTCTTGTTTATTGAGGAGTGAGAAATTCATGTTTTGCCATAGATTATGGTCTACAAGGATAACAAATTTTGTGGGATAATTCCAAGAAATCTATATATTTCCATGTAAACTTTTTTCTGCAGTACAAATTTGATAAAGTCGATATCATCTCTCCATATGCAACAAAGGCATCAAATTGAACAGCATGTTATTCTCTCCTAAATATGCGTATTTGAGAAATATGCGTATTTGAGTATGTTGTACGctatatgttttttatatttttaatacacatgtcaaattttatgttaattgGATTCTTCATTCGATTTAGAAACTCAAttcttttttatgtataattttaaaatacaaaaacttgaaattgaaatatttgatAGATGACATAGTTATTAGTCTTTGATCATtaagaaattttgcaaacatgtaGAGTatacaagaaaatatataattgt
The sequence above is drawn from the Quercus lobata isolate SW786 chromosome 12, ValleyOak3.0 Primary Assembly, whole genome shotgun sequence genome and encodes:
- the LOC115972012 gene encoding uncharacterized protein LOC115972012 isoform X2, encoding MEKKEEQQELEDDRREAAIASTPSLQPNFKPKRGITQAQLSKFQELHMRRLQIKSKSKIKKKSRVGSDRSHSKDLNVHDSVVEDSTIAIEESSISNSESHINKNSSFVRQSNVAAPFASKKHQKLHWGLDTKERWERKANM
- the LOC115972012 gene encoding uncharacterized protein LOC115972012 isoform X1 — protein: MEKKEEQQELEDDRREAAIASTPSLQPNFKPKRGITQAQLSKFQELHMRRLQIKSKSKIKKKSRGTAVGSDRSHSKDLNVHDSVVEDSTIAIEESSISNSESHINKNSSFVRQSNVAAPFASKKHQKLHWGLDTKERWERKANM